One genomic region from Prunus persica cultivar Lovell chromosome G3, Prunus_persica_NCBIv2, whole genome shotgun sequence encodes:
- the LOC18781399 gene encoding ABC transporter B family member 11 isoform X1 — protein sequence MMNRDHDKSSYGRDEKTDKVAFIKLFSFADKTDVMLMLVGTIGAMGNGSCMSIMTILVGEMSDSFGTNQNNTHIGLSVVSKVSLKFVYLAIWAAVAATLQVGCWMVTGERQAARIRALYLKTILRQDIAFFDMETNGGGEVVGRMSGDTVLIQNAMGEKVGKFVQLFSTFIAGFIIAFIKVRPLTLVMLSCVPLLVAAGASISFIVTKMASHGQSAYAKAANVLDQTIGSIRTVASFTGEKKAITSYSKNLVDAYKSGVHEGSAAGIGHGFVMLVLFFSYALAVWFGSRMIREKGYSGGDVLNVILAVLTASMSLGQASTCLSAFAAGQVAAFKMFETISRRPEIDAYDEKGKTLNDIRGDIELREVFFSYPARPDEQIFDGFSLYIPSGTTAALVGESGSGKSTVISLVERFYDPRAGEVLIDGINLKEFQLKWIRSKIGLVSQEPVLFASNIKENIAYGKDGATLEEIEAAAQLANAAKFIDKLPQGFDTMVGEHGTQLSGGQKQRIAIARAVLKDPRILLLDEATSALDAESERIVQEALDRIMVNRTSVIVAHRLSTVRNADTIAIIHKGKMVERGSHSDLLKDPEGAYSQLIRLQEVNKGSEQTAEAQNKSEITTKCFRQLSQRTAFVRSLSRNSSVGSMRENNNTLQADPEAPALPLEQPPKISMRRLVALNKPEIPVLLIGTVAAIITGVMIPIFGLLLSKVVKTFYEPPRQQKKDSEFWAIMFMTLGVASLLVIPASEYFFSVAGSKLIERIRLICFERVVHMEVGWFDEAENSSGAIGARLSADAALVRALVGDTLAHIVESIATAAAGLFIGFTACWQLAFILLALIPLIGINGYVQAKFMKGFSADAKMMYEEASQVANDAVGSIRTVASFCAEEKVMDLYRRKCEGPTEAAKRQGLISGIGFGISFFSLFCVYATCFYAGAKLVEAGKTTFPHVFQVFYALTMAAMGISQSSSFAVDFSKAKNAAASIFAIIDRKSKIDSSDESGVKLDSVKGEIELHHVIFKYPSRPDIQIFRDLSLTIHCGNTVALVGESGSGKSSVVALLQRFYDPDSGHITLDGIELGKFQLKWLRQQMGLVSQEPALFNDTIRANIAYGKEGDATEAEIIAASELANAYRFISSLGQGFDTIVGERGVQLSGGQKQRIAIARAIIKSPKILLLDEATSALDAESERVVQDALDGVMVNRTTVVVAHRLSTIKNADVIAVVKNGVIVERGKHDTLMNISNGSYASLVALHMSASTA from the exons ATGATGAACAGGGATCATGACAAGAGCAGCTATGGAAGAGACGAGAAAACTGACAAAGTTGCATTTATAAAGTTATTTTCGTTTGCAGACAAGACTGATGTTATGTTGATGCTCGTCGGCACGATTGGTGCCATGGGGAACGGTTCATGTATGTCAATTATGACGATACTGGTTGGGGAGATGAGTGATTCTTTTGGAACTAATCAAAACAATACACACATAGGACTCAGTGTTGTTTCCAAG GTCTCTCTAAAATTTGTGTATTTGGCTATCTGGGCAGCTGTGGCTGCAACTCTTC aGGTCGGTTGCTGGATGGTAACAGGGGAAAGACAAGCTGCGAGGATAAGAGCTTTGTATTTGAAAACAATATTGAGACAAGATATTGCTTTCTTTGATATGGAAACAAATGGCGGTGGAGAGGTCGTTGGGAGAATGTCCGGCGACACTGTTCTCATACAAAATGCCATGGGTGAGAAG GTTGGGAAATTTGTCCAGCTATTTTCAACATTCATTGCAGGGTTTATAATAGCATTCATCAAAGTGCGGCCTCTTACCCTTGTCATGTTATCCTGTGTTCCTCTGCTTGTGGCAGCTGGTGCATCTATATCCTTCATTGTAACCAAGATGGCATCCCATGGACAAAGTGCTTACGCAAAAGCAGCAAACGTTCTTGATCAGACGATAGGCTCCATTAGAACC GTTGCATCCTTTACTGGAGAGAAGAAAGCTATTACAAGTTACAGTAAAAATCTTGTGGATGCTTACAAATCAGGTGTTCATGAAGGTTCGGCTGCTGGAATAGGTCATGGTTTCGTTATGCTagttttgttcttctcttatGCCTTGGCTGTATGGTTTGGTTCAAGAATGATAAGGGAAAAAGGATATTCCGGGGGTGATGTGCTGAATGTGATTCTTGCTGTTTTGACTGCATCCAT GTCTCTGGGGCAGGCATCAACATGCTTAAGTGCATTCGCCGCTGGTCAAGTTGCAGCATTTAAGATGTTTGAGACTATCAGTAGGAGGCCAGAGATTGATGCCTATGACGAAAAAGGAAAGACATTGAATGACATTCGTGGAGATATAGAGTTGAGAGAGGTATTTTTCAGTTATCCAGCCAGACCAGATGAACAAATATTCGACGGGTTCTCACTTTATATCCCTAGTGGCACCACCGCAGCTTTGGTTGGAGAAAGTGGAAGTGGGAAGTCAACAGTCATCAGTCTGGTAGAGCGGTTTTATGATCCAAGAGCTGGTGAAGTTTTGATAGATGGTATAAACCTAAAAGAATTTCAGCTCAAATGGATTCGGAGTAAAATTGGTCTTGTCAGCCAGGAACCTGTACTGTTTGCATCCAACATTAAGGAAAATATTGCCTATGGAAAAGATGGTGCTACTCTTGAAGAGATAGAAGCAGCAGCTCAACTTGCAAATGCTGCTAAATTTATTGATAAACTGCCCCAG GGGTTTGACACCATGGTGGGTGAGCATGGAACTCAGCTGTCTGGTGGGCAGAAGCAGAGAATTGCTATAGCAAGAGCAGTTTTGAAAGATCCACGAATTTTACTTCTGGATGAAGCTACAAGTGCACTTGATGCAGAATCTGAAAGGATAGTTCAAGAAGCATTGGATAGGATTATGGTCAACCGAACTAGTGTTATTGTTGCTCATCGTTTGAGCACGGTGAGGAACGCAGATACAATTGCTATCATTCATAAAGGAAAGATGGTTGAAAGAG GCTCGCACTCAGACTTACTCAAGGATCCTGAAGGAGCATACTCTCAACTTATACGCTTGCAAGAAGTAAACAAGGGATCAGAACAAACAGCAGAAGCTCAAAACAAATCCGAAATTACTACGAAATGTTTTAGACAGTTGAGTCAAAGGACGGCGTTCGTAAGATCCTTAAGTCGGAATTCCTCTGTTGGTAGCATGCGTGAGAACAATAATACATTGCAGGCAGACCCAGAAGCCCCTGCCCTGCCATTAGAGCAACCTCCAAAGATCTCAATGCGCCGTCTTGTTGCCCTCAATAAGCCCGAGATTCCAGTGCTTCTTATTGGGACTGTAGCTGCAATCATCACTGGTGTTATGAttccaatttttggtttgCTTTTGTCCAAGGTAGTAAAGACTTTCTATGAACCACCTCgtcaacaaaagaaagattcaGAGTTTTGGGCAATTATGTTTATGACCCTTGGTGTGGCATCATTATTGGTGATCCCAGCCAGTGAATACTTCTTTTCTGTGGCTGGTAGTAAGTTAATTGAACGTATCagattgatttgttttgagAGAGTGGTTCACATGGAGGTTGGGTGGTTTGATGAGGCTGAGAACTCAAGTGGTGCAATTGGTGCCAGGCTCTCAGCAGATGCCGCTCTAGTGCGGGCCCTAGTAGGAGACACACTAGCTCATATAGTTGAGAGCATTGCCACTGCAGCTGCAGGTTTGTTCATTGGTTTTACTGCATGTTGGCAGCTGGCATTCATTTTACTCGCATTGATTCCTCTGATCGGAATTAACGGATATGTTCAAGCAAAGTTCATGAAAGGATTCAGTGCAGATGCAAAG ATGATGTATGAGGAAGCAAGCCAAGTTGCAAATGATGCAGTTGGGAGCATAAGAACAGTTGCTTCGTTCTGTGCTGAAGAAAAGGTAATGGACCTATACAGAAGGAAATGTGAAGGCCCTACAGAGGCAGCGAAAAGACAAGGCTTGATCAGCGGAATAGGATTTGGAatatctttcttctctctgttttgtGTCTATGCAACCTGTTTCTATGCGGGAGCTAAACTTGTTGAGGCTGGAAAAACAACATTTCCACACGTTTTCCAA GTTTTTTATGCTTTAACCATGGCAGCTATGGGAATTTCTCAGTCGAGCTCCTTTGCTGTTGATTTCAGTAAAGCCAAGAATGCTGCTGCTTCCATATTTGCAATAATAGACAGGAAGTCAAAGATAGACTCTAGTGACGAGTCTGGTGTGAAATTGGACAGCGTAAAGGGAGAGATTGAGCTTCACCATGTAATCTTCAAATATCCATCTAGGCCAGACATACAGATTTTCCGAGACCTAAGTTTGACTATTCATTGTGGCAAT ACAGTTGCCTTGGTTGGAGAAAGTGGGAGTGGAAAATCCTCAGTAGTAGCATTGTTGCAAAGATTTTATGATCCGGATTCAGGTCATATCACACTTGATGgaattgaacttggaaaattccAATTGAAATGGTTAAGGCAACAGATGGGGCTTGTGAGCCAAGAACCTGCTTTATTTAACGACACCATCCGCGCCAACATTGCATATGGAAAAGAAGGAGATGCAACTGAGGCCGAAATTATAGCTGCATCCGAGTTGGCCAATGCCTACAGGTTCATTAGTAGCTTAGGACAG GGGTTTGACACCATAGTAGGAGAACGAGGAGTGCAATTATCCGGGGGACAGAAGCAACGCATAGCCATTGCGCGTGCTATAATCAAGAGCCCCAAGATATTACTGTTAGATGAAGCTACAAGTGCACTCGATGCTGAATCTGAGAGAGTGGTTCAAGATGCATTAGACGGAGTGATGGTAAACCGGACCACAGTGGTGGTTGCCCATAGACTATCCACAATCAAGAATGCTGATGTGATCGCAGTGGTAAAAAATGGGGTTATCGTAGAGAGAGGCAAGCATGATACTTTGATGAATATCTCGAATGGATCTTATGCATCCTTAGTAGCTCTTCACATGAGCGCTTCAACTGCATGA
- the LOC18781399 gene encoding ABC transporter B family member 11 isoform X3 → MMNRDHDKSSYGRDEKTDKVAFIKLFSFADKTDVMLMLVGTIGAMGNGSCMSIMTILVGEMSDSFGTNQNNTHIGLSVVSKVSLKFVYLAIWAAVAATLQVGCWMVTGERQAARIRALYLKTILRQDIAFFDMETNGGGEVVGRMSGDTVLIQNAMGEKVGKFVQLFSTFIAGFIIAFIKVRPLTLVMLSCVPLLVAAGASISFIVTKMASHGQSAYAKAANVLDQTIGSIRTVASFTGEKKAITSYSKNLVDAYKSGVHEGSAAGIGHGFVMLVLFFSYALAVWFGSRMIREKGYSGGDVLNVILAVLTASMSLGQASTCLSAFAAGQVAAFKMFETISRRPEIDAYDEKGKTLNDIRGDIELREVFFSYPARPDEQIFDGFSLYIPSGTTAALVGESGSGKSTVISLVERFYDPRAGEVLIDGINLKEFQLKWIRSKIGLVSQEPVLFASNIKENIAYGKDGATLEEIEAAAQLANAAKFIDKLPQGFDTMVGEHGTQLSGGQKQRIAIARAVLKDPRILLLDEATSALDAESERIVQEALDRIMVNRTSVIVAHRLSTVRNADTIAIIHKGKMVERGSHSDLLKDPEGAYSQLIRLQEVNKGSEQTAEAQNKSEITTKCFRQLSQRTAFVRSLSRNSSVGSMRENNNTLQADPEAPALPLEQPPKISMRRLVALNKPEIPVLLIGTVAAIITGVMIPIFGLLLSKVVKTFYEPPRQQKKDSEFWAIMFMTLGVASLLVIPASEYFFSVAGSKLIERIRLICFERVVHMEVGWFDEAENSSGAIGARLSADAALVRALVGDTLAHIVESIATAAAGLFIGFTACWQLAFILLALIPLIGINGYVQAKFMKGFSADAKMMYEEASQVANDAVGSIRTVASFCAEEKVMDLYRRKCEGPTEAAKRQGLISGIGFGISFFSLFCVYATCFYAGAKLVEAGKTTFPHVFQVFYALTMAAMGISQSSSFAVDFSKAKNAAASIFAIIDRKSKIDSSDESGVKLDSVKGEIELHHVIFKYPSRPDIQIFRDLSLTIHCGNVVLL, encoded by the exons ATGATGAACAGGGATCATGACAAGAGCAGCTATGGAAGAGACGAGAAAACTGACAAAGTTGCATTTATAAAGTTATTTTCGTTTGCAGACAAGACTGATGTTATGTTGATGCTCGTCGGCACGATTGGTGCCATGGGGAACGGTTCATGTATGTCAATTATGACGATACTGGTTGGGGAGATGAGTGATTCTTTTGGAACTAATCAAAACAATACACACATAGGACTCAGTGTTGTTTCCAAG GTCTCTCTAAAATTTGTGTATTTGGCTATCTGGGCAGCTGTGGCTGCAACTCTTC aGGTCGGTTGCTGGATGGTAACAGGGGAAAGACAAGCTGCGAGGATAAGAGCTTTGTATTTGAAAACAATATTGAGACAAGATATTGCTTTCTTTGATATGGAAACAAATGGCGGTGGAGAGGTCGTTGGGAGAATGTCCGGCGACACTGTTCTCATACAAAATGCCATGGGTGAGAAG GTTGGGAAATTTGTCCAGCTATTTTCAACATTCATTGCAGGGTTTATAATAGCATTCATCAAAGTGCGGCCTCTTACCCTTGTCATGTTATCCTGTGTTCCTCTGCTTGTGGCAGCTGGTGCATCTATATCCTTCATTGTAACCAAGATGGCATCCCATGGACAAAGTGCTTACGCAAAAGCAGCAAACGTTCTTGATCAGACGATAGGCTCCATTAGAACC GTTGCATCCTTTACTGGAGAGAAGAAAGCTATTACAAGTTACAGTAAAAATCTTGTGGATGCTTACAAATCAGGTGTTCATGAAGGTTCGGCTGCTGGAATAGGTCATGGTTTCGTTATGCTagttttgttcttctcttatGCCTTGGCTGTATGGTTTGGTTCAAGAATGATAAGGGAAAAAGGATATTCCGGGGGTGATGTGCTGAATGTGATTCTTGCTGTTTTGACTGCATCCAT GTCTCTGGGGCAGGCATCAACATGCTTAAGTGCATTCGCCGCTGGTCAAGTTGCAGCATTTAAGATGTTTGAGACTATCAGTAGGAGGCCAGAGATTGATGCCTATGACGAAAAAGGAAAGACATTGAATGACATTCGTGGAGATATAGAGTTGAGAGAGGTATTTTTCAGTTATCCAGCCAGACCAGATGAACAAATATTCGACGGGTTCTCACTTTATATCCCTAGTGGCACCACCGCAGCTTTGGTTGGAGAAAGTGGAAGTGGGAAGTCAACAGTCATCAGTCTGGTAGAGCGGTTTTATGATCCAAGAGCTGGTGAAGTTTTGATAGATGGTATAAACCTAAAAGAATTTCAGCTCAAATGGATTCGGAGTAAAATTGGTCTTGTCAGCCAGGAACCTGTACTGTTTGCATCCAACATTAAGGAAAATATTGCCTATGGAAAAGATGGTGCTACTCTTGAAGAGATAGAAGCAGCAGCTCAACTTGCAAATGCTGCTAAATTTATTGATAAACTGCCCCAG GGGTTTGACACCATGGTGGGTGAGCATGGAACTCAGCTGTCTGGTGGGCAGAAGCAGAGAATTGCTATAGCAAGAGCAGTTTTGAAAGATCCACGAATTTTACTTCTGGATGAAGCTACAAGTGCACTTGATGCAGAATCTGAAAGGATAGTTCAAGAAGCATTGGATAGGATTATGGTCAACCGAACTAGTGTTATTGTTGCTCATCGTTTGAGCACGGTGAGGAACGCAGATACAATTGCTATCATTCATAAAGGAAAGATGGTTGAAAGAG GCTCGCACTCAGACTTACTCAAGGATCCTGAAGGAGCATACTCTCAACTTATACGCTTGCAAGAAGTAAACAAGGGATCAGAACAAACAGCAGAAGCTCAAAACAAATCCGAAATTACTACGAAATGTTTTAGACAGTTGAGTCAAAGGACGGCGTTCGTAAGATCCTTAAGTCGGAATTCCTCTGTTGGTAGCATGCGTGAGAACAATAATACATTGCAGGCAGACCCAGAAGCCCCTGCCCTGCCATTAGAGCAACCTCCAAAGATCTCAATGCGCCGTCTTGTTGCCCTCAATAAGCCCGAGATTCCAGTGCTTCTTATTGGGACTGTAGCTGCAATCATCACTGGTGTTATGAttccaatttttggtttgCTTTTGTCCAAGGTAGTAAAGACTTTCTATGAACCACCTCgtcaacaaaagaaagattcaGAGTTTTGGGCAATTATGTTTATGACCCTTGGTGTGGCATCATTATTGGTGATCCCAGCCAGTGAATACTTCTTTTCTGTGGCTGGTAGTAAGTTAATTGAACGTATCagattgatttgttttgagAGAGTGGTTCACATGGAGGTTGGGTGGTTTGATGAGGCTGAGAACTCAAGTGGTGCAATTGGTGCCAGGCTCTCAGCAGATGCCGCTCTAGTGCGGGCCCTAGTAGGAGACACACTAGCTCATATAGTTGAGAGCATTGCCACTGCAGCTGCAGGTTTGTTCATTGGTTTTACTGCATGTTGGCAGCTGGCATTCATTTTACTCGCATTGATTCCTCTGATCGGAATTAACGGATATGTTCAAGCAAAGTTCATGAAAGGATTCAGTGCAGATGCAAAG ATGATGTATGAGGAAGCAAGCCAAGTTGCAAATGATGCAGTTGGGAGCATAAGAACAGTTGCTTCGTTCTGTGCTGAAGAAAAGGTAATGGACCTATACAGAAGGAAATGTGAAGGCCCTACAGAGGCAGCGAAAAGACAAGGCTTGATCAGCGGAATAGGATTTGGAatatctttcttctctctgttttgtGTCTATGCAACCTGTTTCTATGCGGGAGCTAAACTTGTTGAGGCTGGAAAAACAACATTTCCACACGTTTTCCAA GTTTTTTATGCTTTAACCATGGCAGCTATGGGAATTTCTCAGTCGAGCTCCTTTGCTGTTGATTTCAGTAAAGCCAAGAATGCTGCTGCTTCCATATTTGCAATAATAGACAGGAAGTCAAAGATAGACTCTAGTGACGAGTCTGGTGTGAAATTGGACAGCGTAAAGGGAGAGATTGAGCTTCACCATGTAATCTTCAAATATCCATCTAGGCCAGACATACAGATTTTCCGAGACCTAAGTTTGACTATTCATTGTGGCAAT GTGGTTCTTTTGTGA
- the LOC18781399 gene encoding ABC transporter B family member 11 isoform X4: protein MMNRDHDKSSYGRDEKTDKVAFIKLFSFADKTDVMLMLVGTIGAMGNGSCMSIMTILVGEMSDSFGTNQNNTHIGLSVVSKVSLKFVYLAIWAAVAATLQVGCWMVTGERQAARIRALYLKTILRQDIAFFDMETNGGGEVVGRMSGDTVLIQNAMGEKVGKFVQLFSTFIAGFIIAFIKVRPLTLVMLSCVPLLVAAGASISFIVTKMASHGQSAYAKAANVLDQTIGSIRTVASFTGEKKAITSYSKNLVDAYKSGVHEGSAAGIGHGFVMLVLFFSYALAVWFGSRMIREKGYSGGDVLNVILAVLTASMSLGQASTCLSAFAAGQVAAFKMFETISRRPEIDAYDEKGKTLNDIRGDIELREVFFSYPARPDEQIFDGFSLYIPSGTTAALVGESGSGKSTVISLVERFYDPRAGEVLIDGINLKEFQLKWIRSKIGLVSQEPVLFASNIKENIAYGKDGATLEEIEAAAQLANAAKFIDKLPQGFDTMVGEHGTQLSGGQKQRIAIARAVLKDPRILLLDEATSALDAESERIVQEALDRIMVNRTSVIVAHRLSTVRNADTIAIIHKGKMVERGSHSDLLKDPEGAYSQLIRLQEVNKGSEQTAEAQNKSEITTKCFRQLSQRTAFVRSLSRNSSVGSMRENNNTLQADPEAPALPLEQPPKISMRRLVALNKPEIPVLLIGTVAAIITGVMIPIFGLLLSKVVKTFYEPPRQQKKDSEFWAIMFMTLGVASLLVIPASEYFFSVAGSKLIERIRLICFERVVHMEVGWFDEAENSSGAIGARLSADAALVRALVGDTLAHIVESIATAAAGLFIGFTACWQLAFILLALIPLIGINGYVQAKFMKGFSADAKMMYEEASQVANDAVGSIRTVASFCAEEKVMDLYRRKCEGPTEAAKRQGLISGIGFGISFFSLFCVYATCFYAGAKLVEAGKTTFPHVFQLWEFLSRAPLLLISVKPRMLLLPYLQ from the exons ATGATGAACAGGGATCATGACAAGAGCAGCTATGGAAGAGACGAGAAAACTGACAAAGTTGCATTTATAAAGTTATTTTCGTTTGCAGACAAGACTGATGTTATGTTGATGCTCGTCGGCACGATTGGTGCCATGGGGAACGGTTCATGTATGTCAATTATGACGATACTGGTTGGGGAGATGAGTGATTCTTTTGGAACTAATCAAAACAATACACACATAGGACTCAGTGTTGTTTCCAAG GTCTCTCTAAAATTTGTGTATTTGGCTATCTGGGCAGCTGTGGCTGCAACTCTTC aGGTCGGTTGCTGGATGGTAACAGGGGAAAGACAAGCTGCGAGGATAAGAGCTTTGTATTTGAAAACAATATTGAGACAAGATATTGCTTTCTTTGATATGGAAACAAATGGCGGTGGAGAGGTCGTTGGGAGAATGTCCGGCGACACTGTTCTCATACAAAATGCCATGGGTGAGAAG GTTGGGAAATTTGTCCAGCTATTTTCAACATTCATTGCAGGGTTTATAATAGCATTCATCAAAGTGCGGCCTCTTACCCTTGTCATGTTATCCTGTGTTCCTCTGCTTGTGGCAGCTGGTGCATCTATATCCTTCATTGTAACCAAGATGGCATCCCATGGACAAAGTGCTTACGCAAAAGCAGCAAACGTTCTTGATCAGACGATAGGCTCCATTAGAACC GTTGCATCCTTTACTGGAGAGAAGAAAGCTATTACAAGTTACAGTAAAAATCTTGTGGATGCTTACAAATCAGGTGTTCATGAAGGTTCGGCTGCTGGAATAGGTCATGGTTTCGTTATGCTagttttgttcttctcttatGCCTTGGCTGTATGGTTTGGTTCAAGAATGATAAGGGAAAAAGGATATTCCGGGGGTGATGTGCTGAATGTGATTCTTGCTGTTTTGACTGCATCCAT GTCTCTGGGGCAGGCATCAACATGCTTAAGTGCATTCGCCGCTGGTCAAGTTGCAGCATTTAAGATGTTTGAGACTATCAGTAGGAGGCCAGAGATTGATGCCTATGACGAAAAAGGAAAGACATTGAATGACATTCGTGGAGATATAGAGTTGAGAGAGGTATTTTTCAGTTATCCAGCCAGACCAGATGAACAAATATTCGACGGGTTCTCACTTTATATCCCTAGTGGCACCACCGCAGCTTTGGTTGGAGAAAGTGGAAGTGGGAAGTCAACAGTCATCAGTCTGGTAGAGCGGTTTTATGATCCAAGAGCTGGTGAAGTTTTGATAGATGGTATAAACCTAAAAGAATTTCAGCTCAAATGGATTCGGAGTAAAATTGGTCTTGTCAGCCAGGAACCTGTACTGTTTGCATCCAACATTAAGGAAAATATTGCCTATGGAAAAGATGGTGCTACTCTTGAAGAGATAGAAGCAGCAGCTCAACTTGCAAATGCTGCTAAATTTATTGATAAACTGCCCCAG GGGTTTGACACCATGGTGGGTGAGCATGGAACTCAGCTGTCTGGTGGGCAGAAGCAGAGAATTGCTATAGCAAGAGCAGTTTTGAAAGATCCACGAATTTTACTTCTGGATGAAGCTACAAGTGCACTTGATGCAGAATCTGAAAGGATAGTTCAAGAAGCATTGGATAGGATTATGGTCAACCGAACTAGTGTTATTGTTGCTCATCGTTTGAGCACGGTGAGGAACGCAGATACAATTGCTATCATTCATAAAGGAAAGATGGTTGAAAGAG GCTCGCACTCAGACTTACTCAAGGATCCTGAAGGAGCATACTCTCAACTTATACGCTTGCAAGAAGTAAACAAGGGATCAGAACAAACAGCAGAAGCTCAAAACAAATCCGAAATTACTACGAAATGTTTTAGACAGTTGAGTCAAAGGACGGCGTTCGTAAGATCCTTAAGTCGGAATTCCTCTGTTGGTAGCATGCGTGAGAACAATAATACATTGCAGGCAGACCCAGAAGCCCCTGCCCTGCCATTAGAGCAACCTCCAAAGATCTCAATGCGCCGTCTTGTTGCCCTCAATAAGCCCGAGATTCCAGTGCTTCTTATTGGGACTGTAGCTGCAATCATCACTGGTGTTATGAttccaatttttggtttgCTTTTGTCCAAGGTAGTAAAGACTTTCTATGAACCACCTCgtcaacaaaagaaagattcaGAGTTTTGGGCAATTATGTTTATGACCCTTGGTGTGGCATCATTATTGGTGATCCCAGCCAGTGAATACTTCTTTTCTGTGGCTGGTAGTAAGTTAATTGAACGTATCagattgatttgttttgagAGAGTGGTTCACATGGAGGTTGGGTGGTTTGATGAGGCTGAGAACTCAAGTGGTGCAATTGGTGCCAGGCTCTCAGCAGATGCCGCTCTAGTGCGGGCCCTAGTAGGAGACACACTAGCTCATATAGTTGAGAGCATTGCCACTGCAGCTGCAGGTTTGTTCATTGGTTTTACTGCATGTTGGCAGCTGGCATTCATTTTACTCGCATTGATTCCTCTGATCGGAATTAACGGATATGTTCAAGCAAAGTTCATGAAAGGATTCAGTGCAGATGCAAAG ATGATGTATGAGGAAGCAAGCCAAGTTGCAAATGATGCAGTTGGGAGCATAAGAACAGTTGCTTCGTTCTGTGCTGAAGAAAAGGTAATGGACCTATACAGAAGGAAATGTGAAGGCCCTACAGAGGCAGCGAAAAGACAAGGCTTGATCAGCGGAATAGGATTTGGAatatctttcttctctctgttttgtGTCTATGCAACCTGTTTCTATGCGGGAGCTAAACTTGTTGAGGCTGGAAAAACAACATTTCCACACGTTTTCCAA CTATGGGAATTTCTCAGTCGAGCTCCTTTGCTGTTGATTTCAGTAAAGCCAAGAATGCTGCTGCTTCCATATTTGCAATAA